A portion of the Melanotaenia boesemani isolate fMelBoe1 chromosome 2, fMelBoe1.pri, whole genome shotgun sequence genome contains these proteins:
- the LOC121629536 gene encoding uncharacterized protein LOC121629536, translating into MIEKRQELKKTLCHYTSDTFTDMKAVREFCENLSEWMERRETEVDRMKDIKDRADKIDLTFSHVKQSEKKGKAFWNYMKSKFTQKSADSKGAELEKELAEVLKDTLEGLEKLHVFLDAVEKLAVTSLHVFAENQLLHLPRKIKLSHVQAAIKAARLICPLLLEFKRDAKVFFLPKLQNVEVLVYQLDRYMQTTETICEEMKKSRISDFCLTMTVVDLNASLSEHEVHTMVDHINQLNEIRMDPNFRMVFLFKEKSCHEFIKEFNERKPRMLEFLKGMEENAVQLDKMNKGAKISSVAGSSVGAIGGVFSIVGLALIPVTAGVSLGLMMAGVVLGVTSGVNNIVTTSTEVGVNYTQKKKAKEVFKSFMEDVESLQKCLDEVTKQPAANVEPSKIDVAVGVGKVASKLGAAGKGIDSLIDLRSATKLLKNEQ; encoded by the exons ATGATTGAGAAAAG ACAGGAATTAAAAAAGACCTTGTGCCACTACACCTCAGATACCTTTACTGACATGAAAGCAGTCAGAGAATTCTgtgaaaacctttctgaatggATGGAACGGAGGGAGACAGAGGTAGACAGAATGAAGGACATCAAAGACAGAGCTGACAAAATTGACCTAACTTTCAGCCATGTTAAGCAGTCAGAGAAAAAAGGTAAGGCCTTCTGGAACTATATGAAGAGCAAGTTCACTCAGAAGTCTGCAGACAGCAAGGGTGCagagctggagaaggagctggCTGAAGTGTTGAAAGACACACTGGAAGGTCTGGAGAAGCTCCATGTCTTCCTGGATGCCGTGGAGAAGCTAGCTGTCACCTCACTGCATGTATTCGCTGAGAACCAGCTGTTACACCTGCCTAGAAAGATCAAACTCAGTCATGTTCAGGCTGCCATAAAAGCTGCACGACTAATCTGTCCTCTCCTCCTGGAGTTTAAAAGAGATGCAAAAGTTTTCTTCCTTCCCAAACTCCAGAATGTGGAGGTGTTGGTTTACCAGCTGGACAGATACATGCAGACCACCGAGACCATTTGTgaggagatgaagaaaag CCGCATCAGTGATTTTTGTCTGACCATGACTGTAGTCGACCTTAATGCCAGTTTATCTGAACATGAAGTACACACAATGGTCGATCACATTAATCAACTGAATGAAATCAG GATGGATCCAAACTTCCGGATGGTGTTTTTGTTCAAGGAAAAATCATGTCATGAATTCATCAAGGAGTTCAATGAGCGAAAGCCCAGGATGTTAGAGTTTCTAAAAGGGATGGAGGAAAATGCTGTTCAGCTGGACAAGATGAATAAAGGAGCAAAAATCTCCAGTGTAGCAGGCAGCTCAGTGGGGGCAATAGGAGGTGTGTTCTCCATTGTTGGTTTGGCATTAATTCCTGTTACAGCAGGAGTGTCTCTGGGTCTGATGATGGCTGGTGTAGTGCTGGGAGTCACAAGCGGAGTCAACAACATCGTCACCACCTCCACAGAGGTCGGAGTTAAttatacacaaaaaaagaaagccaaGGAAGTCTTTAAAAGCTTCATGGAGGACGTGGAAAGTCTCCAGAAATGTCTAGATGAGGTGACAAAGCAACCAGCAGCTAATGTGGAGCCAAGTAAGATAGATGTGGCAGTGGGAGTCGGCAAAGTTGCCTCTAAACTTGGTGCTGCTGGAAAAGGTATTGATTCCCTGATTGATCTGCGTTCTGCTACAAAGCTGTTAAAAAATGAACAGTGA
- the LOC121629560 gene encoding sentrin-specific protease 2-like, producing the protein MNPMDYEIILGINNHHHHWTLVVIYPHEKRSLFLDPLGESKKNIKQCLEITRAFMRRKGCSVSRWTCDTVEHPKQPDSTSCGVFALKFAERVLDKEPVDFPASRQAVNKLRFDIAVRLLQSSDDLENLCHFCGEMDSEKDFNWVTTFYKYSKK; encoded by the exons ATGAACCCAATGGATTATGAAATCATTCTGGGGATCAATAATCATCACCACCACTGGACATTAGTG GTGATTTACCCACATGAGAAAAGGTCCCTGTTCTTGGATCCACTGGGAGagtcaaagaaaaacatcaagcaGTGTTTGGAAATCACAAG GGCATTTATGAGGAGGAAAGGCTGCAGTGTGTCCAGGTGGACATGCGATACTGTCGAACATCCAAAGCAGCCAGACAGTACATCGTGTGGGGTTTTTGCATTGAAG TTTGCAGAAAGAGTCCTTGACAAAGAGCCTGTGGATTTCCCCGCGTCCAGACAGGCAGTAAATAAGCTCAGGTTTGACATTGCAGTCAGACTTCTCCAGAGCAGTG ATGATTTAGAAAACTTGTGCCACTTCTGCGGAGAGATGGACAGTGAGAAAGACTTCAACTGGGTAACAACATTTTATAAGTATTCAAAAAAATAA